ATGGGCCTTTGCGCTGGTCGGTCAGCGTGTCCGCCGCCATCCGGCTGTGGAACACGCACGACGCTTCGTAAACGGTTCCTTTTGGGAATATTCCTTTTCAATCAAAGGATGCGATACGTTCGCTGGAGCTTGCCCGCGCAGATAATTGGCGTTTGCCGTCTGGCGGCCCGGCAGCGTCTCCGCGTGGTGCGGCCGCTGTCGGGATAGAGGGCCACGTCCGCCGCAGCTTTCCTTCCCGCGCAGTAAAAAAATGTTGACGCGTCGCCGCTCGGCGGCTATAACACCCCTTGCCTCAAGTAGGAGCGTAGCTCAGGTGGCTAGAGCACTTCCTTGACACGGAAGGGGTCAGCAGTTCAAGTCTGCTCGTTCCTACCAAATGAAGTTCCGGGGATGGTTTCCCCTTTATGGCGGAAGACCTTGACTCCGCCCATAACAGGGGCCGCCGCAAGGGCGGCCCGGTGACCGTTATCGGCGCAGTGGGGAGGTTTACCTCCCCATTTTGTTTTTGTCGGCGGCGCGTCCGGCGCGGCAGGGGTCGTAGCGGCACGTTGACGAAAAAGGAGCAGTTTGATGGAAGTGCAGGTAGAAGGGCAGGCGGTGTCCGCTGCGCCCGGCGATGCCGTGGCTGTGGTGCTGCAAAAGGCCCTCAGCGGCAAAAAATTCAAGTCCGTGGTGGCTGCGCGCACGCCCGACGGCGCGCTGCTGGACCTTTCCGCGTCTGTGCCCCAGGGCTGTGCCGCGCTTGCGCCCGTAACGGCCGAAGAGCCCGACGGCCTGCGCCTGCTGCGCCACTCCACGGCTCACGTCATGGCTGCGGCGGTCAAACGCCTGTTCCCCACGGCCAAGGTCACCATCGGCCCGGCCATCGACAATGGCTTTTACTACGATTTTGATGTGGAACGGCCCTTCTCCAGCGAGGATTTCCCCGCCATTGAGGCTGAAATGCGCAGCATTGCCGAAGCGCGCCTGCCCTTTACCAGGGTGGACGTGTCCAAGGCCGAGGCCGCCGCGCGCTTCACGGCCGAGGGCGAACCCTATAAGGTGGAGCTGCTGGAGAGTATTGAGGGCGACACGGTTTCCCTCTACACCTGCGGCGAATTTACCGATCTTTGCCGGGGCCCGCACGTGCCGCACACGGGTTTTGCCAAGGCCGCCAAGCTGCTTTCCGTGGCCGGAGCCTACTGGCGCGGCGATGAAAAGAACCGCATGCTCTCGCGCATCTACGGCACGGCCTTTGCGGACGAAAAGGCTCTCAACGCCTACCTTAAGCAAGTGGAGGAAGCCAAGCGCCGCGACCACCGCAAGCTGGGGCGGGAGCTGAACCTGTTTACCTTTAAGGAAGACGTGGCTCCGGGCATGGTTTTCTGGCTGCCCAAGGGCATGCTGGTGCGCACCATCCTGGAAGACTTCTGGCGGCGCGAGCACCTCAAGCGCAACTACGACATCGTCCAGGGGCCGCAGCTTTTGCGGGTGGAAACGTGGCAGAAATCCGGCCACTACGACCACTACCGCGAAAACATGTATTTTACGCAGATTGAGGACGACGCCTACGGCATCAAGCCCATGAACTGCATTGCCCATATGCTTATCTACGGCAATGAGCTGCGCAGCTACCGCGACCTGCCCCAGCGTTACTTTGAGCTGGGCGTGGTGCACCGGCACGAAAAAAGCGGCGTGCTGCACGGCCTGCTGCGGGTGCGCCAGTTCACCCAGGACGACGCGCACATCCTTTGCGCGCCGGAGCAGCTGGAAGGCGAAATTCTGGAAGTCATCCATCTCATCCGCGATCTCATGGGCCTGTTCGGCTTTCAGTACAAGGTGGCCATCTCTACCAGGCCCAAGGACAGCATCGGCACGGACGAAGCCTGGGAGCTGGCCACCAACGCGCTGATCCAAGCTGTGGAAAAGGCCGGCATCAGTTACGAGATCAACGCGGGCGACGGGGCCTTTTACGGCCCCAAGATTGATGTGCGCCTGCTGGACTGCATCGGCCGCGAATGGCAGTGTTCCACCATCCAGGTGGACTTTACCCTGCCGGAGCGCTTTGACCTCACCTATGTGGGGCAGGACGGCGAGCGCCACCGTCCGGTCATGGTCCACCGGGCCATCATGGGTTCGCTGGAGCGGTTTATCGGCATTCTCATAGAAAACTACGCCGGCGCGCTGCCCACCTGGCTTGCGCCGGAGCAGGCCAGGGTGCTGACCGTGACGGAGGTCGGCGACGCGGCGGCCTTGGCGGTGCGCGACCAGCTGCGCGCCCAGGGCGTGCGCGTGACCGCCGATACGCGCAATGAAAAGCTGGGATTCAAGGTGCGTGAGGCCCAGTTGGCCAAGGTGCCGTATATTCTGGTGGTAGGGGAAAAAGAGGCGCAGGAGGGCGGCGCCAACGTGCGCCTGCGCAGTGGAGAAAACCTGGGGCTCAAATCCGTGGCGGACATAGCCGCGCTGGTGCGTACGGACGCTGAAGAGCCCTTCAAACAAGGAGGGATGCGCTATAGCTTCGCCTAATATGAGATTCCGGCGCGACATGCCGCAAGACGGCGTGCGCCGCAACGAGTTGATCCGCGCCCGCGAGGTGCGTGTGATCGCTGCCGATGGCGAACAGCTTGGGATTCTGCAACGCAACGACGCCATTGCCCTGGCCAAGGAGGCCGGCATGGACCTGGTGGAGGTGGCATCCACTTCCGAGCCGCCCGTCTGCCGGATCATGGACTACGGCAAGTTCAAGTACGAGCAGCAGAAGAAAAAGCAGGAGGCCAAAAAGCGCCAGAGCGTGGTGCAGATCAAGGAAATCAAGGTCCGGCCCAAGACCGACGACCACGATTATGAAACCAAGATCCGCCACATCCGCCGCTTTTTGGAGGATGGAGACCGCTGCAAGATCACGGTCTTTTTCCGGGGCCGCGAAATTGTGCACAAAGATCGCGGCATGACCATTCTGGAGCGGGTGGTGCAGGACCTGGCCGACGTGGCCAAGGTGGATCAAGAGCCCCGCGCCGAAGGCCGCACGCTGCAAATGCTGCTGGTGCCCAAGAAGTAGCGCGGCTTTGCCGCGCGCAGACCCGCCCGTGGGGGCGGAAAACAGGGAGCGGCCCTTGCGTCGCGTCCCGCTTTGGGGCATTATGCCCCTTCCGGTTTCCGCCCGGCCCTGCCGGGCCCTATTCAGTGCAAGGAGTATGTCATGCCCAAGATCAAAACCCGCCGTGCCGCGGCCAAGCGTTTTTCGCAGACCGGCAGCGGCAAGTTCAAGCGGCGCCGCCAGAACCTGCGGCACATCCTGACCAAGAAGGCTCCGGGGCGCAAAATGCGTCTGGGCCAGGCCACCCTGGTGGACGGGACCAACATGAAGGCCGTGCGCCGGATGCTGCCTAACGGCTGATTTGCCCGTTTGCCTGCCGGCTGCTGCGGCAGTCGTTGCGCGCCTTGGCTGCACAGGCCTTAGGCGTTGTTTTGGCGCGTTGCCGCGCCGGATGCAGAAGCAGACCTGTGCCGGCCCTGTGCCGCCGTGCTGCGGTTTTTACGCCGAGCAGACCGGCGGCCTGCAGCGGCCCTTGTATCGGGCGGCGGGCGGCTGGGCGTGCGGGGCAACCCGCGGGCGCACGGAAAACGATTGAAAGACTCTGACGGTGCACTGCGCCGGCGGCGTATGCGGAGCCGCGACCGACGTCCAATCCGCGTCCCCTATTGAGGGTTACGACAAATTTTACGCATCTCCACGGGCATTCCTCCGCCTGGTGGGGAGAAGGAGGATACGCTCATGCGTGTGAAGAGAGGTCTTGCCGGGCATCGCCGTCATAAAAAGTATCTTGACGCGGCCAAGGGCTTTCGCGGAGGGCGCAGCCGCCTGTACCGCACCGCCCGTGAGGCTGTGGAACGTTCGCTGCAAAACGCCTTCACGGGCCGCAAACTGCGCAAGCGCGATTTCCGCAGCCTGTGGATTCTGCGCATCAACGCGGGCGCGCGCCTGAGCGGGCTTTCCTACAGCCGCTTCATGCACGGCCTGAAGGTGGCGGGCATTGCCCTCAACCGTAAGGTGCTGGCGGACCTGGCGGTGTACAAGAAAGAAGACTTCGCCCAGGTGGTGGAGCTGGCCAAGGCCGCCCTGAGCAAGTAGATCGGTTCGGCCCCTGCTGCGCTGACGGCGGGGGCCGTCCCTTTTTGGTCTGGATGGGTGCGCCGCGCCGCGGCGCGGCGTCCGCGTGCTGCCTTTTGCAACCGGCCAGCGTTGCGTCCTGTCGGAAGATGCTGACCCGCACTGCCGCGGCGTTCCTTAAAGAGCGTTTCCCGCCGTGCCGGGGCATGCCCAGATGCGCCGTCCGCCCCTGCCCCGCAGATTTCGGAATTTTCCTTCAGGGCGCGGCTGCGCGCGTCTGCGCGGGAAAAAGGCTTTGCAGGAAGGGCCGCCGCCGTCCCTGCCGACTGTGGGCGGCTTGCGGGGGCGCGGGCGGGATGGTATGTCTTAAGGGCGCGGGCGGTGCGCAAGCGCCCCTCGCGCTCTGTTTTTTTGTCCGGGAGGCGTCCCGGCGTCTTGGTTTTGTGTAACAACAGCGCCGCAGCAACGGCATGGGGAATCCGTTATGGATTTGATTTCTGCACTGGAGGGCCTGGTTCCCGAACTGGAGGCCGGTTTGGCCCAGGCCGCCGACCTGGACGCGCTGGAAGCCCTGCGCGTGGACGTTCTGGGGCGGAAAGGCCGCATTGCCCAGATCATGAGCCAACTGCCGGGCCTTGCGCCAGAGTCGCGCCCCGCCGTGGGGCAGAAGGCCAACAGCGTCAAAGAACGCTGCAACGCCCTGTTTGAGCAGCGTAAGGCCGCTCTGGAAGCCGGGCGCGAGGCCGCCGCGCTCAAGCGTTTTGATCCTTCCATTCCGGGCCGCGCGCCCTGGCGCGGCAGCCTGCACCCCACCACCCTGGTGATGGAGGAAATCTGCGGCGTGTTCAAGGGGCTGGGCTTTGATGTGGCCTCCGGGCCGGAAGTGGAGATAGACTATTACAATTTTGAGGCCCTGAATATGCCGCCGGAACATCCCGCCCGCGACATGCAGGACACCCTGTACATTACGGACAAGGTGCTCATGCGCACCCACACGTCGCCCGTGCAGGTGCGCACCATGCTGACGCGCAAGCCGCCCGTGGCCGTAGTGGTGCCCGGCAAGGTTTACCGGCGCGACAGCGACCTCACCCACACCCCCATGTTCCACCAGATCGAAGGTCTGCTGGTGGGGCAGGGCGTGAGCCTCGCCCACCTGCGCGGCACGCTCACAGCCTTTGTGCGCGCCGTGTTCGGCGCGGCCACCGAGGTGCGCTTCCGGCCCAGTTTTTTCCCTTTTACCGAGCCTTCGGCGGAAGTGGATATTTCCTGCTGCATGTGCGGCGGCAAGGGGCACGTCAACGGCGAGCCCTGCCGGGTGTGCAAGACTACGGGCTGGGTGGAGATTCTGGGCTGCGGCATGGTGGACCCGGCGGTTTTTGAGGCGGTGGGCTACCCGGCGGACAGCACGGGCTTTGCCTTTGGCATGGGCGTGGAGCGCGTGACCATGCTCAAATACGGCATCGGCGATCTGCGCATGTTTTTTGAAAACGACACGCGCTTTTTGAGCCAGTTTACCTGGTGAAGCCCATGGCCCATCCGTCCGTCCCCCGCGCTTTGCCTGTGCGCCTTGCCGCGACGACCGCCAAGGCTTTGCACTGTCTGGCGCGGTGTGGGCGCCCGGCCCGGCCCGACAGCGGGCTGCGGCGGCTGGCGGCGGCGCTGCTGGCGTTGTGTCTGGGGCTGGGCTTTGCTTTGCCCGGCGCGGCCCTGGCGGCTTCGGCCTTCAGTGCGCGTCAGTCCGGGCTGGAACCGCCCGGCGGCCCCCGGTCTGTGGAAACGTTGCCCAACCAGAGTGCGGGCCGCACCGCCGAAGGGGGCATGGGCTATACGGACGCTTACGGCAATACAGTCACCCCGCGCGAAGCCGAAACGCCGCAGCCCCGCAAGCGCCTCAACCCCGGCGCGTACGGCGCGGCGCAACGCAGGCAGGCCGAGCGCCCGCTGCCCGACCCCGCAGCGCAGGACCAGAAGCCGGTCTGGAATTTTCGCTAACCGCAGTGTTCGCGCGGCAGGCCAAAGGCCCGCGCGACAAAGGATCGATACGCTATGCTGCTCTCTCTTTCTTGGCTGCGTGAGTTCACCCCTTACGAAGGCACAGCCGAAGCCCTGGGCGACCGGCTGACCATGCTGGGTCTGGAGCTGGAAGACATCCGGCGGCCCTATGCACCCATCGCCGCCATCGTGGTGGGGCGGGTGGTCACGTGTGAAAATCATCCGCAGTCCGACCATCTGCACTGCTGCACGGTGGACGCGGGCCAGGGGCAGCTTCTGGAAATTGTCTGCGGTGCGCCCAACGTGGCGGCGGGGCAACTGGTGCCCGTGGCTCTGGTGGGCACGCGCATGCCCGACGGCATGGTCATCAAAAAAGCCAAGCTGCGCGGCGCGCCCTCGCAAGGCATGATCTGTTCCGAGCGGGAGCTGGGACTCACCGAAGACCACACGGGCATCATGATTTTGCCGGAAAATTTTGTGGTGGGCAAACCTTTGGTGGACCAGCTGGACCTGGACCGCGAAGTGCTGGATATTTCCATCACGCCCAACCGGTCGGACTGCCTTTCCGTCCTGGGTCTGGCGCGGGAAACGGCCCTGGCCTGCAACCTGCCCCTGACCATCCCCGACGTGCCTCTGCCAGAGAATCTTGCGTCGGACCTGGACGTGCCCATTGCCATTGACGACCCGGAGCTGTGCTGGCTCTATGCGGGCCGTGCGCTTACCGGGGTGCAGGTGGGGCCCTCGCCCATGCGTTTGCGCCACCGCCTGCACGCCCACGACGTACGCCCTATCTCCAATATTGTGGACGTGACCAACTACATTCTGCTGGAATGTGGCCAGCCCCTGCACGCCTTTGACCTGGACAACCTGCACGGGGGCCGCATTGTGGTGCGCCGCGCTGCGGCAGGGGAGCGCTTCACGACCCTGGACGGGCAGGAGCGCGTGCTCAACGCCCAGGACCTCTGCATCTGCGACGGCGAGCGCCCTGTGGCCCTGGCGGGCGTTATGGGCGGGCTTAATTCCGAAATAGGCGCGGGCAGCAGCCGCGTGTTTCTGGAAAGCGCCGTGTTCCGTCCGGCCACCATCCGCAAGACTTCGCGCCGTCTGGGGCTTTCGTCCGAGGCTTCCTACCGTTTTGAGCGCGGCATAGATCAGCAGCGTGCGGTCTGGTCCCTGAACCGGGCCTGCGCCATGATGGCGGCCCTGAGCGGCGGCACGGTCTGCGCCAGCCTCTGCATCAACGAGCCCCGGCCCTTTGCGCCGGCGCGCATTCCCTTCCGTCCGGCCAGGGCCGACGCCCTGCTGGGGGTCCACCTGGGTGCGGATTTCGACGCCGCCACCCTTGCGGGACTGGGCTGCGCCGTGGACCGCAGCAACCCGGAGCAGTGGGCAGTGACCCAGCCTTCCTGGCGGCCGGACCTCACCCGCGAGGCCGATCTCATTGAAGAAGTGGGCCGCCTGCACGGTCTGGACACCATCGCCCCGGCTTTGCCCAGGGTGGAGCGCAACTTGGCCCACGCGGGCGAACCGGAATCACGCTTTGATTTCTGGTCCCGCATCAAGCACTGGGGCGCGGGCCT
The sequence above is a segment of the Desulfovibrio legallii genome. Coding sequences within it:
- the thrS gene encoding threonine--tRNA ligase; the protein is MEVQVEGQAVSAAPGDAVAVVLQKALSGKKFKSVVAARTPDGALLDLSASVPQGCAALAPVTAEEPDGLRLLRHSTAHVMAAAVKRLFPTAKVTIGPAIDNGFYYDFDVERPFSSEDFPAIEAEMRSIAEARLPFTRVDVSKAEAAARFTAEGEPYKVELLESIEGDTVSLYTCGEFTDLCRGPHVPHTGFAKAAKLLSVAGAYWRGDEKNRMLSRIYGTAFADEKALNAYLKQVEEAKRRDHRKLGRELNLFTFKEDVAPGMVFWLPKGMLVRTILEDFWRREHLKRNYDIVQGPQLLRVETWQKSGHYDHYRENMYFTQIEDDAYGIKPMNCIAHMLIYGNELRSYRDLPQRYFELGVVHRHEKSGVLHGLLRVRQFTQDDAHILCAPEQLEGEILEVIHLIRDLMGLFGFQYKVAISTRPKDSIGTDEAWELATNALIQAVEKAGISYEINAGDGAFYGPKIDVRLLDCIGREWQCSTIQVDFTLPERFDLTYVGQDGERHRPVMVHRAIMGSLERFIGILIENYAGALPTWLAPEQARVLTVTEVGDAAALAVRDQLRAQGVRVTADTRNEKLGFKVREAQLAKVPYILVVGEKEAQEGGANVRLRSGENLGLKSVADIAALVRTDAEEPFKQGGMRYSFA
- the infC gene encoding translation initiation factor IF-3, with product MRFRRDMPQDGVRRNELIRAREVRVIAADGEQLGILQRNDAIALAKEAGMDLVEVASTSEPPVCRIMDYGKFKYEQQKKKQEAKKRQSVVQIKEIKVRPKTDDHDYETKIRHIRRFLEDGDRCKITVFFRGREIVHKDRGMTILERVVQDLADVAKVDQEPRAEGRTLQMLLVPKK
- the rpmI gene encoding 50S ribosomal protein L35, with amino-acid sequence MPKIKTRRAAAKRFSQTGSGKFKRRRQNLRHILTKKAPGRKMRLGQATLVDGTNMKAVRRMLPNG
- the rplT gene encoding 50S ribosomal protein L20, encoding MRVKRGLAGHRRHKKYLDAAKGFRGGRSRLYRTAREAVERSLQNAFTGRKLRKRDFRSLWILRINAGARLSGLSYSRFMHGLKVAGIALNRKVLADLAVYKKEDFAQVVELAKAALSK
- the pheS gene encoding phenylalanine--tRNA ligase subunit alpha translates to MDLISALEGLVPELEAGLAQAADLDALEALRVDVLGRKGRIAQIMSQLPGLAPESRPAVGQKANSVKERCNALFEQRKAALEAGREAAALKRFDPSIPGRAPWRGSLHPTTLVMEEICGVFKGLGFDVASGPEVEIDYYNFEALNMPPEHPARDMQDTLYITDKVLMRTHTSPVQVRTMLTRKPPVAVVVPGKVYRRDSDLTHTPMFHQIEGLLVGQGVSLAHLRGTLTAFVRAVFGAATEVRFRPSFFPFTEPSAEVDISCCMCGGKGHVNGEPCRVCKTTGWVEILGCGMVDPAVFEAVGYPADSTGFAFGMGVERVTMLKYGIGDLRMFFENDTRFLSQFTW
- a CDS encoding translation initiation factor IF-2 is translated as MAHPSVPRALPVRLAATTAKALHCLARCGRPARPDSGLRRLAAALLALCLGLGFALPGAALAASAFSARQSGLEPPGGPRSVETLPNQSAGRTAEGGMGYTDAYGNTVTPREAETPQPRKRLNPGAYGAAQRRQAERPLPDPAAQDQKPVWNFR
- the pheT gene encoding phenylalanine--tRNA ligase subunit beta — protein: MLLSLSWLREFTPYEGTAEALGDRLTMLGLELEDIRRPYAPIAAIVVGRVVTCENHPQSDHLHCCTVDAGQGQLLEIVCGAPNVAAGQLVPVALVGTRMPDGMVIKKAKLRGAPSQGMICSERELGLTEDHTGIMILPENFVVGKPLVDQLDLDREVLDISITPNRSDCLSVLGLARETALACNLPLTIPDVPLPENLASDLDVPIAIDDPELCWLYAGRALTGVQVGPSPMRLRHRLHAHDVRPISNIVDVTNYILLECGQPLHAFDLDNLHGGRIVVRRAAAGERFTTLDGQERVLNAQDLCICDGERPVALAGVMGGLNSEIGAGSSRVFLESAVFRPATIRKTSRRLGLSSEASYRFERGIDQQRAVWSLNRACAMMAALSGGTVCASLCINEPRPFAPARIPFRPARADALLGVHLGADFDAATLAGLGCAVDRSNPEQWAVTQPSWRPDLTREADLIEEVGRLHGLDTIAPALPRVERNLAHAGEPESRFDFWSRIKHWGAGLGLNEAVNYSFVGHKDLDRLNLPREGRISIMNPLSAEQDALRTALAPGLLNTLRNNLAQGAAGLRLFELATVFAADAAAETTARETGVLGLLLYGARYDAAWPQPEGDLDYTDLKGVVEHLLHHLHAPAPVCALREDHPFLLPCVTLTVEGAALGVMGRVRPGMAAEYHARKEVWLAEIDLEVLRRLHDAVQLRFRSLPVFPPVRRDITVAAGPGLTVGAVLEHIRGLNRPLLADATLGDCFEPPVAQDATPVRHLTFRLTFRHAQRTLKDTEVDKERELVAESLRRAFDVRV